GGTTTTGGAAAGATTATACTCGGTCTAATGTTTATGTTCCAAGAAATATGTAAGCCCAACAACACTTCGTTGGTTATATTGACATTGCACATTGCAGCCTCCTCTGCTTCTcttgagactttttttttttactaattttcttttttcttttttgcagaAGTAAGAATGGCAAAGGAGTACAGCGGATCCCCAAAGCATCATCAGCTGGAATCTAAGAGGAAGCGCCTCAGTTGGATCCTAGGGGTCAGTGGGCTGTGCATTTTGTCTTACATTTTTGGCGCCTGGCAGAATACTTCTGCCCCCACAAATCAATCTGAGGTCTACAATAAAGTCGGTTGTGATGGTGGATCACCTCCAGCAGGCAGCAGTGTACCGTCggcgtcatcatcatcatcattttcattGGACTTTCAAAGCCATCATCAAGTTGAGATCAACAACTCCGGTGGAGTCCAGAAGTTCCCACCTTGTGATTTGTCCTATAGCGAATACACCCCTTGCCAAGATCCAGTGAGGGGAAGGAAATTCGATCGTAACATGTTGAAATACAGAGAGCGGCATTGCCCCAAAAAGGAAGAACTCCTCCTTTGCCTGATACCTGCTCCACCAAGATATAAGACCCCTTTCAAATGGCCTCAGAGCCGAGACTATGCCTGGTATGGCAATATTCCCCATAGAGAGCTCAGCATTGAAAAGGCTGTTCAGAATTGGATTCAAGTCGAGGGTGAGCGTTTCAGATTCCCTGGAGGAGGCACCATGTTCCCCCGTGGAGCTGATGCATATATTGATGACATTAACGATCTCATTCCTCTCAAAAGCGGGAATATCAGAACTGCAATAGATACAGGCTGTGGTGTAAGTAGTTGATATTTCATTTTAACTTATTTACTTCTTGGGACGGCCTATGAAGTATGAAGGCAGCAGTTCTGTTGGAACCCACTAGGAAAAAGCCCTAGCCTCAGGGCTATCATTCCAAAATGATTAGGTTTTTTTgggtccttttggggtgatagagCATATGCGGTTAGTGCTCGTCCACCTTTACCTAATAAATaagtaatgtgagacttagcacttATGAATGACTTTCTATAAACTGCTCATTATATGTGAGCAACTCCttttcccaatatgggactagGGTGTTTACATCCCCGTTCACCGAAGACTTCTACATGATGTCATGTTTAAGCTGCCTGTCGTTTAATGTAATTTGTGATTACCAAGTGTATAATAGACGGGGATGGCAATTTGCTAATGTCTTGTTTTGGTTGTGGGTATTAAGGTAGCAAGTTGGGGAGCTTACCTGTTGAGGAGGGACATCCTGGCAATGTCTTTTGCACCAAGGGACACACACGAAGCACAGGTCCAGTTTGCATTGGAGCGGGGAGTTCCTGCTATGATTGGCATTATGGCTTCACAGAGGCTTCCTTACCCAGCGAGGGCTTTTGATATGGCTCATTGTTCCCGTTGCTTGATTCCTTGGCATAAATATGGTAAAAATATATGTATCTATGTCAATTCACAAACTTaaaacaatcaaacaataaGGAAGATAGAAACGTTGTCCTTCATGCTTAACAATTACTAATTGCAAAAACTTAAATATGCTTAACACTGCAGTATGAAAATTTTGTAATCATCTGATCACTTGATTTTTGCAGATGGTATGTATCTAATTGAAGTGGACAGAATTCTAAGGCCTGGTGGTTACTGGATTCTTTCTGGCCCTCCTATCCACTGGAAGAAACACTGGAGAGGATGGGAAAGAACCCAAGAAGATTTGAAAAAAGAGCAAGATGCAATTGAGGATGTTGCCAAGAGCCTCTGCTGGAAGAAAGTGATTGAAAAGAATGATCTTTCAATTTGGCAAAAGCCCATCAACCACGTTGAATGCATTAAGGTCAGGAAGTTGTATAAAACACCGCATATATGCAAGTCAGACAATCCAGACACTGCTTGGTACTACCACAGCATCTTTCACTCTTAGTTTTTCATTTGATAATACAAAAACTAATGTGGTTGACTCCATTTACCTTTGCATCATTTGTGCTGAAAAGGTACAGAAATATGGAAACTTGCATCACCCCACTACCAGAAGTAAGCAGCTCAGATGAAGTTGCTGGTGGGGGGTTGGAAAAGTGGCCCCAGCGCGCATTTGCCATCCCTCCTAGAATTACTAGTGGTTCAATACCAGGGATCACCGCTGAGAAATTCCAAGAGGACAATGAACTATGGAAAGACAGGGTGACACATTACAAGCGGATCATTCCCCTATCCCAAGGACGATACAGGAACATAATGGACATGAATGCCTACCTTGGCGGATTCGCTGCAGCCCTGTTAAAGTATCCCGTGTGGGTTATGAATGTGGTTCCTGCCAATTCGAAACAGGACACTCTAGGAGTCATTTATGAACGGGGTTTCATCGGGGCATACCAGGATTGGTGTGAGGCATTCTCAACATATCCAAGAACGTACGATCTCATTCATGCAGGTGGAGTCTTCAGCATATATCAGGACAGGTAGAACTTGTGAAACAGATGCACAATTGCACACTGCTCAATGATCTTTGGTCTTATAATTATTCACTTTGTGATTGAATTTGTGTTTGTGTATTGAAGGTGCGATATCACCTACATTCTGCTAGAAATGGATAGAATTCTGAGGCCAGAAGGAGCAGTTATCTTTAGGGACACGGTGGAGGTCCTTGTGAAGATTCAGGGTATTACAGATGGAATGAGATGGAAGAGCCAGATTATGGACCATGAAAGCGGGCCCTTCAATCCGGAGAAAATTCTTGTTGCTGTCAAAACATACTGGACTGGTGAAGCTACACAGAAACAAGACTAGTAAAGAGCTGTAGCGtactttccatttcttttttcctgctGCATCTGTCTCTATGCTTGCAGCTTTTCGGgagttcttttcttctttgggaATTGTCATGTTTACTTGAGTTTTGCCAAAGCATACTTTTGctgtttaaatgaaaaaaaagaaaaaaagaaaaaaaaagagaggttaGTTTTCCTAGTGGTCATGTATTTTGTTGTATTAAGTTGTTGATATACTGGAGCAAGTTACAACCCCTACGGAAAGAAGATAAGGACAGTCGATTTAGCATAGAACGTCCTTGTCATTCATGGTCAGAAATTAGCATGGGAAAGGAGCCAATTCCCTTAACTCTACAAGTTGCCATCTGTGGTTTGGAAGGAGAGTCCAGGCATGATCTGACCACCACACACTATCTCTCACTTCATCAATGCGCTTCTCTTTCTTGGTGGCTATGCTTGGTGTGTCCTCTTGTTCTCTAAACTATAATAGTTTGTATGGACAACGGTTGTGTTTCAGCAGTGGTGTCACTAAAgtatgcctctctctctctctcagctagAGATTAACTTGGGAGTCTTTGGGACACCTTTTAATCCAAAACTTAAACCTATAGTTTTATAGTTTTGAGtttaattatgatatattaaCTACTTATTTGTGActctttatattaatttttaattatgatatattaCCGAGTCATTTGTGATAtagatttttttgacatgcatTTGTGATATAgttagaatataatttaaatgattaagtttacaattttttatcggcttaagcttttgggatgtgtaataatttaacatggtactATAGCAAAGGTCTTGAGTTTgaatcttattttctttattcaCTCTCCATTTCGTTTAAAAATTTTACGTGTTAGACTTTACTTgttaaaagaaagtttgaacTTACACGTGAATGAGAGTACTATAATATAAGTTAAAATGATTATTAGTTTGTTTGgtattgtgtttgaaaaatagagtttttaagtcaaaaaatactttttggcaaaagcttcatatttaagtttttgtcaaaagtgcgttttgaccattttttagctttttggaCTTTCAAAAgtgcttaaatttttttttttactaaatgaatacttttttttttttttttttttttttcaaacggactttttgtgtgttaaacgcatttttaagctCCTTGAACTCACACCGAAATAGGCTTatgtctattttttatttatttattagcttaagtttttaggataaatggtaatttaacaatagtaactttttttttatgcaaGTTAATATTTTCGACAAATGAAGGAACTGCTTGTCACACTCTTTAGAACATGGAATTGTATTCAGACAACCCTTTAGAGGCGGCCCAATGGTAGAAATAGAATTTTAGAAGGGAGGCAGGAAGGGTTGAGGGAGAATTTTAGATGATTGGAGAGATATATTCCCATCCAAAGGGGATGCAACTATGCAAGGAGGGCCTTTCCTATATTGCCTAATTTCTAAGCTAAAAGTAGTGTTCCAAGgcgacctttttttttttattttttaatttgctttGCCAAGGTGGAAGGAAGCATCTAGATAGAGGCCCCGGTGAAAGGCTTTATATTTCTAGTTAAGTAGATTGAAATTCCAGGGTCTAGAATGATACTAATCCACTCACAGCTAAAGTTTTCAAAAGCCAAAAGAATTATCTCCCAATGGGATAGAAACGTATGCTGAAGAGACTCTTCACTCTTCACTATTCCTATAAAGGGTACAAGAGAGATTTGGGGGATGGGATGGAGGGTGAAATTCTAGCTTACAGCATTCTCAGCAAATTCCTTGTAAGGGAGTTTGTTCCCTAAGTTTAgagaatatgtccaaaaaatcgcaaaaaactTTTCACAGCAGACTCTCTAAATGAACCCTAAACATTATGATTactacagtggaacccaaaacATGGGGTTCTACTGTTTTGGGTTTTACTATTACAatctttatgattattaaaaaaaaaaaaaaatgattatcacttttttctcctctcatgtctcacaattctctctcatctctcctcttatatatatatatataaaaaaaattaaaaaaacaaatattttaatgatataaggaatgATTAAGGAAAgctattggggtgtattttgacatagaaaagcaaaaagtagtttggatccttaaatataaggaaaatgacgaggaaactgctgaaaatgctctcCTACCGATTATGCTTTCAATAACATTGACATCATGTTTGGCATAAATCGTTGACCTGTTTATCGCTCACATTCCATACAAAATTTCAATACtccaactttaaaatttaattttaaaccgTGGCCCTTCCCTCATGAAGAGAGAGGGTGTTGAGTTTTAGTCATTTATATGTTGATGGTTACCAATATTTATAATAAagttgaattttcctttagctGTGGAGAATATGTGGGAAATCAAAAAGCTTATAGaggtattattattttggttactaaataattaaatttaattatgagtaataaaattatacacgtcatttttatagattaggttaaaggaaatttctccaatctagtttgaatgaaaaatctGTCTTATATGAATTTGTAAGTTGAACTATATTACATTGAGTGTGGTATTAATTTGcaataaattatagtaaaagaATAGTAAGTCCTTTCTGTATGATTGGGCAGTTGATGAAAAGTGAAAAGCATAGGAAAATTTGAAGGTAAATGGCCTACCATTAGTCTGTGTTTTAGGAACCACTAATCAGGATGGATGGCGGAAGGGTAACGTTGGTAGCCTAAACAATTTAGTCGTAACAAGGACACTAATACGAAGCGGTTGAGCCTCTGGCAGGATAGCCTCCCTCCACCCTCCAGGTTGAGGTTCCGAAAAGAAAACGAGAGAGCACAGGAATTACGTAAGAGCTAAACAAGTGTCTCTCTGCGTGAAATAATAACAGACGTCAAATCAAATCAGAGGGCGATCCGAATAGCAGAGATGGGGGAGAATTCAGAGGCGACGTTGGAGGAGTCGGCGAAGAATATAGAGGAACAAGTAGGAAGAGTGGTCGAGCAGGCAAAGGAGCTGCAGGACTCGGCCGCATCTTTCATCTCCAAGACCTCCTCCGATGAGCAATCTCTCCGTCACCGCGCGCTGTCCCTTGACTCCTCCATCCGCCGCCTCCGCTCCTTGCTCAACTCTCTCCTCTCCCATAATCTTCTTCAGCCCAAGTTAGCCGACAAGGCAATTCACTCAATTGGATCGGATTGATCAATCATCcatatttgtcaatttttatttatttatttatttttattaatgatttaTGATTTCACTCTTTAATTTAGATTTCTTTGTTTCCCTTCTGAACAGCTGCAAGAAGAATTAGAGAGAGCGACATGTGTTGTGGTTGATGGAGATGCTGCTTCGTTCCTTCCTGGCAAAGCTCAGGGTgcttttcccttttcctttctcttctcttctctccttccctgtatgattttattattattattattattattagtacaAGTGGTATTTTGATTATAAAGTCTGTTAATTTCTATCTGATACGCGACGACAGGCGGGTTTCTGAGGAAGTTTCTGGGTCCTATCAATGTGCGCGCCTCTCGCAAAGACGTCCAGCTGAAGGTTAAAGAGGAGTACAACAGTTACAGAGTATTGCTTCTTTTCACTCTCAACTGCATCATGTCTTCTTTGTTATTCTCGAAGCATGTTTGCATGACAAATTCTCTTCCTTCAGGTTGATGACACATGCTAACAAAttcacttttcttttcctcaaaatctgaTCCATATATTCGAGCACAAGTAGACTTCACCTTCTATAAAGATCAAGTTTCTTCTACTTCTGCTCAAGTGCTATCGAGCTTTTGTCTATCATATTTCTTGTGCATTTTCCGTGTATCCCAAACTGAAAACAAATGCCAAAGTGAACCTTGGTGTGGTTCCTGAAGAAGCTTCACTCACAGTCGATTCTCTTTTATCTCTTTGGACCAGGATAAAACCGCCCTtctgtttctctttttcccagCAACTCTACTTATTCTAAGATCTTGGATTTGGGACGGATGCTTGCCAGCGTTTCCTGTTCAGCTGTACCAGGTATCCCCCTAGTTAAACTTCTTCATGTCTGATTTGAAGATTCATTTACAGTTTAATATGGACCTTACTTTTTTCCAGGCTTGGCTTTTGTTCCTCTACACTGGTTTGGCATTGCGAGAAAACATTTTGAGGGTGAACGGAAGTGATATTCGTCCATGGTAAACATGCACACAATCTTTCCTGGCATTGAGTTTTGGCTTAACAATGACCATGTTTCTTGTACTCTTATTTACATAAATAGAACAATCTGAATTGATAATGTGTGAAAAATGGTCTTTAAGTTATATATCACAAAACATCAATGTTTAATTTCAGTGATGACTTAAATTTACAATACCTTTTACTAAATCTTCAATTTATCTGGCGCCTACTGGTTCCTCATGAAGGTGAATGCATTTCACCCTGAAGATGCACTGTTTGAAACTTTATATGAACTACATGTGATGACTTTGTTTATATTGTGATCGTTGAATCTTGCATCTAAACTTATGGTTTATGACTTACAAGTGTAATCTAGTTTAGCCTGCCATCTGTTTTGTTGAGGCTGAGTTTTTTCAACTAATTGGGAACCCCTCAAATGTTGGGGACACCCAAATTTCTGTAGACCATCTTCTGATATTGTTCGTAGAGCTGATGAAGCCAGACTTGAGTTGACTTACAAAATGACATGTTGGAGTCAATATGTTATCTAGATAAGCAAACTTACTTCTAAATTGATTGAATATATTTCCAGTTTTAGCATAAGTTGTTAGCTTGTTGTGTGCTTGACATATTGTTGGGCCACACTAGCAATTTTAGCTTTTGGAACTTGGAAGTAATGGTTCACCACCAGGGCTTGGTGTTAGGTCTTAGGGATCTCCATTTGGATAATTTCTCGTGGCTTTGCAAGTGCAAGGCCTGCACTTAAATCAGGTTTGTTGCGgtctgctatatatatatatatatatatatgacatgctTGATGATATACATGATTGGTCCACTTTTTGGGACTAATGGTTCATCAGCATGAATTCGGGGCCGGGGTTGTTTGGTGAGGTCTTTGACTTAGGTCTTGGTGACCCCCTTCCAgcttatttcttttgttttgcaagGCATACATTTGGATCAGGGTTCAGGGTTTGTTGGACAGTTGGTATGTCTTGGGAAATGGGGGGCTGTCAGTGTGTGTTATGCTGGATATACTTGATTGGTCCACCTCCTAACAGCTTAAACTAGAAAAAGTGAAAGGGTGCAACCCAATGACACAAGAAGCATATAAGAGAGACATctaactagaagaaaaaaaaaatcaagaaaatcattaaaattagTAATATGAAGGCACTCAAAGGTGGCTGTCCAGTGGTATAAGGTTTTGAGGAAAAAGTCCTTTAGATCCACCACCATTCTTTTGTAATCCTCAAAACTATGATAATTTCTTTATCTCCAAGTACACCACATTAAGCAAGGCGGGATCATCTTCCGCACTGCTACCCTTTGAGAGAGCCACACTGCCCTTTCCACAAGCAAAGAGATCTACCACATGCCTAGGCATAACCTTCTGTAACTCATAAAGGCCGAAGATAGAACTCCATAAGGCATCAGAAATCTGGCAATGGAATAAGAGGTGATCTACGAATTCCTCACTTGTtgtttaataacaaaaataattttgggatcaaaggttttgttttcttgtatttattttttgaagtaaGCTTTCATCTATTATCACTAAGGTCTTCCAGGCCATCTGGACTACTAGAGAATAACAGGAAAATATCTAGGTGCACTTTTCCTAATTTTTCTATCTTCTCTTGTCCCACTATGCTTTATGGAGTATTGAGTGGTGTTGCcttgaatttggtttatttcAGTGCGTATTGGTTGGTGGTGGTCAACACTTGgcttaaattattaaatactGTTATAAATGGCTGACAGTTTTGGATTCCTCCACCAGTCCCAAAGTTAATTGGGATTGATTTACTCAACTTTTAGCATTTCGAGAAGTATCAAATCCTAAAAGCAAAGTCTGGACCTCAAAGCTTGAATCAAACTGGTTGAATGGTGAAGTCTGAAACAAACTAGCCATCTTTTTATCCCTTCATATTCTCACTTTAGTCTTTGTATTTTCAGTATTTATATGCTGCTTTCGGGCCTACTATAgcatatattgtttttttttttgtcattaattGGTACATGCACTCTTTATACGCGCTTTTGTGTTGGTTATCTCACGTTATTCATGGTAAAGGATGTTCGATCTTGTCCATGTCAAAGTTTTGGCTCATGCCAGAAGATTTAGTCTAGGTGTTGCCTGCATGATGAGGGGTTAAGGAAAAATCTGTGCTAGGTCTGTAGTTCTGCTGCATCTACCATATAAATGAATATGGAGGGGCTGTAAAGTACAATATAGGGAACTATAAATGTGTCTGGTGACAATAGTAACCATTGCCATTGCTTTGGTTTGGCTCAAAAAAGTCTAACGTAGTGAAAGTCTACGCTGGATTTAGTCCTCTAAAGGGGGGTGTGGAGAGGTTCTGATGTGTTTTATGAGCATGTTAGGTTTGATGTTGGGGATGGTCAGTGAATTCACTTTTGGCCTGATGTTTGGTATTTTGATATTCCCTTGGAGACTATGGGCTCCAAAATAATGGATTAAGCTCTATATGAATTTCAGTTCAGCTCAATTTATCCTGTAATTTACTGGGAGCTCATGTAGTAGCCCATGCCAGATAAATCATATTCTGGGCAGTTCAGAGATGAAAGATGATCTGTTGTGTTCAATGTGGTGTAAATGGTGCAGGAGGTAAAGTCATCCTTTTGAGCGTGTTAACCATCCCTTGGAGTGTTTTGCTCCATTTTTAGTAACTTGACAAGTTTTGAGGCCCAAAAACAAAGTCTGAACATCGAAACTTAACTTAGAGAGGTTGAATGGTGATGTTCCGAGACAAACTAGccatttttttgtctcttcacttttattttttattttattttttcgtaaGTTACACACGCACCCGGTGAGTCTTGAATCCATGACCTCGCCCTCTACCTTGTTACAAAAggaggaagtaccatttgaACTAAAGCTTATTGGTGCTTTGTCTCACCGTGTTCTCACTTTGCTTTTGGTTTTGTCGTAATTTAGTATAAAGAATCTATCTTTGATGATACTCTGGCCTACTATTGCATACAATGTTTTTGACATTATTCAGTACATgcacttttctttaaaaaaaaaaaaaaaaaaaaagtaatcaaaatatcattaaaagtacAGGGTGCCCTCAAGTACACAATAAGTATATAAGAGAAGCCACCTAGTTAGTAAGagtaaaaagaacaagaaaatcatgataactaatcaccaatagagaaacaaaagcagCTATTCAAAGATACAGTGTGTTGAAAAGTAAATAtttaatctcctccaaagtcctcttacggtcctaaaaaattttattattcttttccctctataaacaccacaaaaggcacgaAGGCACTATTTTTCACATAGTAGCACTCCGAGTGTTGCTGGTGGTCCACCAACAAACATACAAGTTGACTAttcgtctaggcataacccaagacagccCAAATCAACTGAAGAAAACATTCTAaatggcacaagcaacctcacaatgaagaagaagattcaCAGACTCATTCCTTTTCGACGTGCACTCCTTTTATTGTTTTGAGTTGGTTATTTCACGTTATTCATGGTTAATGATGTTCAAATTTTGAGTATTTCATGGTTTTGGTTTATACTGGAAGATTTAATCTAGGTATTGCATGCATCATGGGTGGTGAAGTGAGGAACAATCTGAGCTGGTCCTTAATTTTGCTACATCTAGTATGTGAATGAATATAAAGAGACTATAATTCACAATAAAGAGTACTATAAATGTGTATGATAACAATAGTAGTCATTCTCATTGCTCTGGTTTGAGGTGAAAAAGCCTAACATAGTGAAGGTTCTCACATGGGGTTTAGTCTTTGAAAGGGAGTGAAGAGAGGTTCGGATATGTTTTATCTGTATGCTAGATTTGATGTTAGGGATGGTCAGAGAATTCACTTTAGCATGATATTTGGTCTTTAGAGATTCCTTAGAACTGTTCCTCTGGGTTTCTTTAAAGTACTGCAGATTGGAAGACATCAATGGCTAGCTGCAGAAAAAGTTATGGTGAAATATTTTCTTGGAACACATGATTTGTTAAAGTGCaagattgggagttggaatggGTGGATACCTCTTTTTAACCTTCTGTATTCAGAAAATCCATGAAGAGTTGGAGAGGATTCTTTTATTTGGAGTTTTTCTAGGAATGAGAAATTTGAGGTCAATCTTTGTTAGGTACTGAGACTAGGGTTGTCAATTGAACTAATCTAGCCAAACCCCACTTTTTTGGCTAAACAATTAATGGATTGAGCTCCATATGAGTTTGAGTTTGGCTGAGTTCAGACATGAAAGCTGTTCCAATGTGTTTGATGTGGTGTAAATGGTGTGGGAGGTAAAAGTCATACTTTTGAGTGTGTTCACCACACACAGCCTGGAGTTTCTTTTCTTGAGATCATTTTTAGGTGTTGCAAATACCTTGAACTTTAGAGTTCATTTTCTGTTTCTTCGTGGTTCGCTATTTGCCCGTGTACTTCCTTCGACTAGGGCTTTCACATGTTTTTACTGATAAAATTTTCTATGCTTTCCTGTTAAGAAAATCAACGTGGTATTGTTGTCAATATCCACACTGAAGATATTGCGAACAAATGTTTTTATTTCACAGGTGGATATACCATCACTACCTTGCTATGCTTATGGCCCTCGTTAGTCTGACATGGGAGATTAAAGGACAACCAAATTGTGCCCAAAAGCAGGTtatttttgtttgcttatttgTTAACCATAACATTTGTTCTGTATGTAACTTCTAGTTAAATTTTGTGCAGAGAGGGGTTCAACTTTTCCTACAATGGGCAATGATGCAAGGAGTTGCAATGCTTTTACAAAATAGATATCAACGCCAGAGACTCTATACTCGTATTGCATTGGGAAAGGTGCCAATCCAAATTGTCTCTGCAGCTAAAAATTTTCCGTTTTCTGTCTTGCCATGTTTTATCTCAATTGTAGATCATATTGCACATTTTGACCCCTAATCTTCAACCCCCCGTCTCTCCTTTGTCCTTTGATCTTCCATGTTATTGCAATTACAGATCTCCATGTTTGTGAACATATGGTTCCCCgctttattttactattattttcaGGCTAAGAGGATGGATGTTGTCTGGGGAGAAACAGCCGGCGTGGATGGCCAACTATGGCTATTGTGTCCCATACTTTTCATTTTGCAGGTGATTTACACAAATTCTTTGttgttaattttcaaaaatttactgaAGCATTTTAGTAACATTATTCATTTAAAGATGAATATAACCTATTACATAAgacttaattaataaaataagtacAATCCCTAGTGGATTGCAGTTCCTTGTCTTCCATTGAGCTAGTAGTACTGTGAAATCACGTAACATCCTAGGGAactcttatttatatatttattattttttttttctaagcaaatacaAAGGAAACATAACAAAGAGACAACAAAGAATGTTACTAAGGATAAAATTTCTGGCTGAATAGACTCTTGGCTGTCTAAACacctctcattttatttttcaaatctaTTGGTCCCAAATTTTTATTGTTCCCAATAGGGTGATTAAATCCATTTAGAAGAAATTCAACAGATTCCTTTGGAATGGCAATGACTCAAGTTTTGCCAAGGCCAAATTTGCTTGGGATCATTTATGTGTTCCTAAGAGggagggtggtttggggttAAAAAAGTCAGAGGATTGGAATAAGGATGCCATCCTTAAccatatttagaatatttttgcTAAATCAGGTTCTTTGTGGGTAGCTTGGGTTATAACGAATTTAATCAAAGGTAAAAGCTTAATTAAAATCCATGCTACTTAGAGTCGAAGAAAAATCCTTAAACTTATGGagattactaaaaaaattagtgaGAAACATCCAATGCCACTTTTAATGATATGAGTATTGGTAAATATTCAAAGCAAACTTCCTTTTATTAGTATTGGTGGAAGGGATACTCCTATTTGGTTGGCTTCTAAGTCTAGTTCTTACTCAAGTAGAGATACATGGGAAGAAATTAGAGTGAAACATCCAATAGTGGAGTGGTGGAACCtgatttggtatttttttggctattccaaagcattattttattttgtgattggCAGTGAAGAATAGCATAACTAC
This genomic interval from Corylus avellana chromosome ca3, CavTom2PMs-1.0 contains the following:
- the LOC132173696 gene encoding probable methyltransferase PMT18 codes for the protein MAKEYSGSPKHHQLESKRKRLSWILGVSGLCILSYIFGAWQNTSAPTNQSEVYNKVGCDGGSPPAGSSVPSASSSSSFSLDFQSHHQVEINNSGGVQKFPPCDLSYSEYTPCQDPVRGRKFDRNMLKYRERHCPKKEELLLCLIPAPPRYKTPFKWPQSRDYAWYGNIPHRELSIEKAVQNWIQVEGERFRFPGGGTMFPRGADAYIDDINDLIPLKSGNIRTAIDTGCGVASWGAYLLRRDILAMSFAPRDTHEAQVQFALERGVPAMIGIMASQRLPYPARAFDMAHCSRCLIPWHKYDGMYLIEVDRILRPGGYWILSGPPIHWKKHWRGWERTQEDLKKEQDAIEDVAKSLCWKKVIEKNDLSIWQKPINHVECIKVRKLYKTPHICKSDNPDTAWYRNMETCITPLPEVSSSDEVAGGGLEKWPQRAFAIPPRITSGSIPGITAEKFQEDNELWKDRVTHYKRIIPLSQGRYRNIMDMNAYLGGFAAALLKYPVWVMNVVPANSKQDTLGVIYERGFIGAYQDWCEAFSTYPRTYDLIHAGGVFSIYQDRCDITYILLEMDRILRPEGAVIFRDTVEVLVKIQGITDGMRWKSQIMDHESGPFNPEKILVAVKTYWTGEATQKQD
- the LOC132173437 gene encoding uncharacterized protein LOC132173437, encoding MGENSEATLEESAKNIEEQVGRVVEQAKELQDSAASFISKTSSDEQSLRHRALSLDSSIRRLRSLLNSLLSHNLLQPKLADKLQEELERATCVVVDGDAASFLPGKAQGGFLRKFLGPINVRASRKDVQLKVKEEYNSYRDKTALLFLFFPATLLILRSWIWDGCLPAFPVQLYQAWLLFLYTGLALRENILRVNGSDIRPWWIYHHYLAMLMALVSLTWEIKGQPNCAQKQRGVQLFLQWAMMQGVAMLLQNRYQRQRLYTRIALGKAKRMDVVWGETAGVDGQLWLLCPILFILQGFEAYVGLLLLKTALVGVVSEWQVFFCGIVLVIMAVGNFSNTVETLLVKSRFKAKMKRSKSKQDLQ